In Iodobacter fluviatilis, one DNA window encodes the following:
- a CDS encoding aminotransferase-like domain-containing protein codes for MTEVPVARRKADTLYFQLAGEIAHAIASGVLQAGEKLPSIRKLSSQRQVSLSTVMEAYRELEDRALIEVRPQSGFYVRNKPSVLIAPELTQPPQSPSDVVIDPMWLPATLARLHDIKIDFGFAILAPALFPNQQLQRLLAQVTRQDPDLIADYGRPAGDVELRRQIARRALNWGGQFEADEILITQGAIEALNLCLRAVTQPGDVVAIESPSYFGLLQILESFQLKALEIPTHPQTGISIEALEFATRNGEVKACVLLPNFSNPLGSLMPDENKRRLVELLAERHIPLIEDDLYGEFYYKGERPRPAKAFDKEGNVMLISSFTKTVAPGFRIGWVVAGKYHQKIEQLKFINTFSNAMPLQRTIARFLESGGYDHHLRRLRRACHEQVGHAVAAIERAFPADTRLYVPQGGYVFWVELNAAVNTLQLLQQALKEGISFTPGSLFSPSHSYGHCLRICCNETWSNRHERAIERLGELIQLQIGQPLP; via the coding sequence ATGACAGAGGTTCCCGTTGCAAGGCGCAAGGCAGACACATTGTATTTTCAATTGGCTGGGGAAATTGCCCATGCAATTGCGTCAGGTGTTTTGCAGGCCGGGGAGAAACTCCCATCTATCCGCAAGTTGTCATCACAAAGACAGGTGAGCCTGTCCACCGTCATGGAAGCCTACCGTGAGCTTGAAGATCGCGCTTTAATCGAGGTGCGCCCTCAGTCCGGTTTTTATGTACGCAATAAACCCAGCGTTTTAATTGCCCCCGAATTAACGCAGCCGCCGCAATCTCCAAGCGATGTGGTCATTGATCCTATGTGGCTGCCCGCTACTTTAGCGCGCCTGCACGATATTAAAATTGATTTTGGCTTTGCTATTTTGGCCCCCGCTTTATTTCCCAACCAGCAATTGCAACGCTTACTGGCGCAAGTGACCCGGCAAGACCCTGATTTAATTGCAGATTACGGCCGTCCGGCTGGGGACGTGGAATTGCGCCGCCAAATTGCACGTCGTGCTTTAAATTGGGGCGGGCAATTTGAGGCAGATGAAATACTGATTACTCAGGGTGCAATTGAAGCGCTTAATTTATGTTTAAGGGCAGTGACGCAGCCTGGTGATGTGGTGGCTATTGAGTCGCCTTCCTATTTTGGTTTACTGCAAATTCTGGAAAGTTTTCAATTAAAAGCATTAGAAATTCCGACGCATCCACAAACTGGTATTTCTATCGAGGCTTTGGAATTTGCCACGCGTAATGGTGAAGTTAAAGCCTGCGTATTATTGCCTAATTTCTCTAATCCATTGGGCAGCTTAATGCCTGATGAAAATAAAAGAAGACTGGTTGAATTGCTAGCAGAGCGGCATATTCCACTTATTGAAGACGATTTATACGGCGAGTTCTATTACAAGGGCGAGCGCCCGCGACCAGCAAAAGCCTTTGATAAAGAAGGTAATGTGATGCTGATTTCGTCTTTCACTAAAACTGTTGCACCAGGATTCAGAATTGGCTGGGTAGTGGCGGGAAAATACCACCAGAAAATAGAGCAGCTAAAGTTTATTAATACATTTTCTAATGCCATGCCACTGCAAAGAACAATTGCCCGGTTTTTAGAAAGCGGGGGCTACGATCATCATTTGCGCCGCTTGCGCAGGGCCTGTCATGAGCAAGTGGGGCATGCAGTTGCGGCCATTGAGCGTGCATTTCCTGCGGATACGCGCCTCTATGTACCACAAGGCGGCTATGTATTTTGGGTGGAGCTGAATGCTGCAGTGAATACACTGCAGCTTTTGCAGCAGGCACTGAAAGAGGGGATCAGCTTTACTCCAGGCTCTTTGTTTTCCCCAAGTCACAGCTACGGGCATTGCTTAAGGATTTGCTGCAACGAAACCTGGAGTAACCGGCATGAGCGGGCCATTGAGCGACTTGGTGAGTTGATACAGCTGCAAATTGGCCAGCCCCTACCATGA
- the ftsB gene encoding cell division protein FtsB, producing the protein MRLLAIIFSIMIAALQWPLWVGKGSWLRVWQLDHQLVEKKQHNEKLKERNDALDADVRDLKTGSDAIEERGRNELGMIRQDEVFFQVLDKDHPALTATTPSPTAR; encoded by the coding sequence ATGCGCCTGCTTGCTATTATCTTTTCTATTATGATTGCTGCCTTGCAATGGCCTCTTTGGGTTGGCAAGGGTAGCTGGTTGCGTGTTTGGCAACTTGATCATCAATTGGTAGAAAAAAAACAACATAATGAAAAATTAAAAGAGCGCAATGATGCCTTAGATGCAGATGTGCGTGATTTAAAAACGGGCTCGGATGCGATTGAGGAACGGGGTCGCAATGAGCTGGGCATGATTCGGCAGGATGAAGTATTTTTTCAGGTGCTGGATAAAGATCACCCCGCCTTAACTGCTACAACCCCTTCTCCAACCGCTCGGTAA
- the kdsA gene encoding 3-deoxy-8-phosphooctulonate synthase: MKLCGFEVGIDQPFFLIAGTCVIESEQMALDTAGQLKEMTDALGIPFIYKSSFDKANRSSGKSFRGLGIDEGLRILSEVKKQIGVPVITDVHTEAEAPIVASVVDVLQTPAFLARQTDFIHAVCATGKPVNIKKGQFMAPGDMVNVINKARDANGGLDNLMVCERGASFGYNTLVSDMRGLAIMRETGCPIVFDATHSVQQPGGQGDRSGGQREFVPVLARAAVAAGISGLFMETHPDPSKALSDGPNAWPLARMKELLIVLKDIDRAVKGHAFIEHSL; the protein is encoded by the coding sequence ATGAAATTATGTGGCTTTGAAGTCGGTATCGATCAACCTTTCTTTTTGATCGCCGGCACCTGTGTGATTGAAAGCGAGCAAATGGCGCTGGATACAGCAGGTCAATTAAAAGAAATGACCGATGCATTGGGCATTCCTTTTATCTATAAATCCAGTTTTGATAAAGCAAATCGCAGCTCTGGCAAATCATTCCGCGGCTTAGGGATTGATGAAGGTCTGCGCATTTTGTCTGAAGTTAAAAAACAGATTGGCGTTCCAGTAATTACCGATGTGCATACTGAAGCCGAAGCGCCGATTGTGGCCAGCGTGGTCGATGTATTGCAAACCCCAGCCTTTTTGGCACGCCAGACTGATTTTATTCACGCAGTGTGCGCCACAGGCAAGCCGGTTAATATCAAAAAGGGCCAGTTTATGGCGCCTGGCGATATGGTCAATGTGATTAATAAGGCGCGCGATGCAAACGGCGGGCTGGATAATCTGATGGTCTGCGAGCGCGGTGCATCATTTGGCTATAACACACTGGTCAGTGATATGCGTGGTTTAGCGATTATGCGTGAAACCGGCTGCCCGATTGTGTTTGATGCAACTCACTCGGTACAACAGCCAGGTGGGCAGGGCGATCGCTCGGGTGGTCAGCGTGAATTTGTGCCGGTATTGGCGCGTGCAGCGGTGGCGGCAGGGATTTCCGGATTATTTATGGAAACGCATCCAGATCCATCTAAAGCACTTTCGGACGGCCCGAATGCATGGCCTTTAGCCAGAATGAAAGAGCTACTGATTGTACTTAAAGACATTGATCGTGCAGTAAAAGGGCATGCTTTTATTGAGCACAGCTTGTAA
- the eno gene encoding phosphopyruvate hydratase → MSAIVEVIAREILDSRGNPTVEADVLLESGVMGRAAVPSGASTGEREALELRDGDKARYLGKGVLKAVENINTEICEAIIGLDAADQAFIDKTMIDLDGTDDKRNLGANAILAVSMAVAKAAAEEAGLPLYRYIGGSGPMSLPVPMMNVVNGGEHASNSLDFQELMIVPVGAPTFREALRYGAEVFHNLKKILHDKGMPTQVGDEGGFAPDVANAEEALEMIMSAIEKAGYKAGTDFCIALDCAASEFFDKETGKYVYKKSDKRALTSEEQVDYLESLVNKFPIISIEDGMGERDWAGWKVLTDRLGKRVQIVGDDLFVTNTKILAEGIRLGVCNSILIKVNQIGSLSETLAAVDLAKRNGYTSVMSHRSGETEDATIADLAVATNCMQIKTGSLSRSDRIAKYNQLIRIEEELGEAAVYPGIGAFYQINK, encoded by the coding sequence ATGAGCGCAATTGTTGAAGTCATCGCCCGCGAAATTCTTGATTCACGCGGCAATCCAACTGTAGAAGCCGATGTATTGCTGGAATCCGGCGTAATGGGTCGTGCTGCAGTGCCGTCTGGCGCATCCACAGGTGAGCGCGAAGCGCTTGAGCTGCGTGATGGTGACAAAGCCCGTTACTTGGGTAAGGGTGTATTGAAAGCGGTTGAAAACATCAATACCGAAATCTGTGAAGCCATCATTGGTCTGGATGCGGCTGATCAGGCGTTTATCGACAAAACCATGATTGATTTAGATGGTACTGACGACAAACGTAACTTGGGTGCAAATGCAATCCTGGCGGTATCGATGGCGGTTGCTAAGGCGGCTGCTGAAGAAGCAGGCCTGCCACTGTATCGTTATATCGGTGGCTCAGGCCCGATGAGCCTGCCTGTACCAATGATGAATGTGGTAAACGGCGGTGAGCACGCATCTAATAGCCTGGATTTCCAAGAGCTGATGATTGTGCCGGTTGGCGCGCCTACATTCCGTGAAGCGCTTCGTTACGGCGCTGAAGTATTCCACAACCTGAAAAAAATCCTGCACGACAAGGGTATGCCTACCCAAGTGGGCGATGAAGGTGGCTTTGCTCCGGACGTAGCTAATGCTGAAGAAGCACTAGAAATGATTATGTCTGCTATTGAAAAAGCAGGCTACAAAGCCGGTACCGATTTCTGCATCGCGCTGGATTGCGCGGCTTCTGAGTTCTTTGATAAAGAAACAGGCAAGTATGTTTACAAGAAGAGCGATAAGCGTGCGCTGACTTCCGAAGAGCAAGTGGATTACTTGGAAAGCTTGGTTAACAAGTTCCCAATTATCTCGATCGAAGATGGTATGGGCGAGCGTGACTGGGCAGGCTGGAAAGTGCTGACTGATCGCTTGGGCAAACGTGTACAAATCGTCGGCGATGATTTGTTTGTGACCAACACCAAGATTCTGGCTGAAGGGATTCGCTTAGGCGTTTGTAACTCTATCCTGATCAAGGTCAACCAAATTGGCTCGCTGTCCGAAACACTGGCTGCAGTTGATCTGGCTAAGCGCAATGGCTACACCTCTGTGATGAGCCATCGCTCAGGCGAAACCGAAGATGCAACGATTGCAGATTTGGCTGTTGCAACTAACTGCATGCAAATCAAAACGGGCTCATTAAGCCGTTCTGACCGTATTGCCAAATACAATCAATTGATTCGTATTGAAGAAGAATTGGGTGAAGCAGCGGTATACCCAGGTATTGGGGCTTTTTACCAAATCAATAAATAA